Proteins from a genomic interval of Gossypium hirsutum isolate 1008001.06 chromosome A09, Gossypium_hirsutum_v2.1, whole genome shotgun sequence:
- the LOC107890098 gene encoding uncharacterized protein, whose translation MVEHLIENCLSLVERLVDVRVVKFDDALRVGNLLPNHTDNKVNAITDSEEKKIKLDVAEVGTLMREVLKKMMERGLIIRDFGSKSREVGNYCKFQRDENHEIETCDEFRALVQGLMDNKELEFFEFAEEEDVCTSEKGLIERVYDSNHPMDSKRVPWSYNCNVTSSEEGSLVNTQDTKAEPVKGKSLMFEQEEERAKLLVNEPVTEDEAKEFLRFLKHSEYSVLEQLHKQPASTLVLALLQNLEVHRNALIKVLNEIYVAEDISVNKLDRLFSNISANNFISFSDDEIPLGSMGSTKALHITTRCKGYTLSGVLIDNESALNVLSFSTLNKLPIDSSHMKTCQNIERAFDGTVGRIEILLLIRPNMYEVDFLVMDIRPSYNCLLERHWIHSARAVPLSLHQKLKLVTEGRLITINAEKDIIVSVTSNVSYIENDNEVIECSF comes from the exons ATGGTGGAACACTTGATAGAGAATTGCCTTTCTTTAGTCGAAAGACTCGTTGACGTGAGAGTTGTGAAGTTTGACGATGCACTTAGAGTAGGAAATCTGTTACCTAATCATACTGATAATAAGGTAAACGCAATAACTGATAGTGAGGAGAAAAAAATTAAGTTGGATGTGGCAGAAGTGGGAACCTTGATGAGGGAggttttgaagaagatgatggaGAGAGGTTTAATCATACGAGACTTTGGGAGCAAATCCCGAGAAGTAGGGAACTATTGTAAGTTTCAAAGAGACGAAAACCATGAGATTGAAACATGCGATGAATTCAGAGCTCTGGTACAGGGTCTAATGGACAATAAAGAGCTAGAGTTCTTTGAGTTTGCTGAGGAGGAAGATGTATGCACCTCAGAGAAGGGGCTGATAGAGAGAGTCTATGATAGCAATCACCCAATG gatagcaaaagggtGCCTTGGAGTTATAATTGTAATGTGACATCATCAGAAGAGGGGAGTTTGGTCAACACGCAAGATACAAAAGCCGAGCCTGTAAAAGGgaaatctttgatgtttgaacAGGAGGAAGAGAGGGCAAAACTACTGGTTAATGAACCGGTAACTGAGGATGAAGCTAAAGAATTTTTAAGATTCCTAAAACACAGTGAGTATAGTGTTTTGGAACAGTTACACAAGCAGCCAGCAAGCACATTGGTACTAGCTTTGCTTCAAAATTTAGAGGTACACCGTAATGCGTTGATAAAGGTGTTGAATGAAATATATGTCGCTGAAGACATTTCGGTGAACAAGCTAGACCGTCTTTTCAGCAATATAAGTGCCAATAACTTCATTTCTTTCAGCGATGATGAGATACCGTTAGGAAGCATGGGGTCCACCAAGGCTCTACACATCACTACCCGGTGCAAAGGGTATACACTATCGGGGGTATTAATTGACAATGAGTCGGCACTGAATGTCTTGTCCTTTTCTACATTGAACAAGTTACCTATAGATAGCTctcatatgaagacatgccagAACATAGAAAGAGCGTTCGATGGCACCGTGGGTAGGATTGAGATCCTCCTTCTAATCAGACCCAACATGTATGAGGTAGACTTTCTCGTGATGGACATCAGGCCCTCTTATAATTGTTTACTAGAGAGGCATTGGATTCACTCAGCGAGAGCGGTACCATTATCATTGCACCAGAAGTTGAAGTTGGTAACGGAGGGTCGGCTGATAACCATAAATGCAGAGAAGGACATTATCGTATCTGTTACTAGTAACGTGTCGTACATCGAGAACGATAATGAAGTAATTGAGTGTTCTTTTTAG
- the LOC107889393 gene encoding probable calcium-binding protein CML35, with protein sequence MNLINRLSPKRLFRSNKKDRSIVSKFDPSSYSSGSAVSSSSSSESVSSTLKEHQYPSTATAGFVTPTSVLPQTSGDWSDFPANFYLELCQAFKMLDKDNDGVISRSELEALLGKVARQPPSRDEVSLMLSEVDGDGDGYINLETLMNQVVGPACDEPACEPELRETFDIFDTDHDGKITAEELMAFFKDKIGDERCTLEDCRRMIASVDKNEDGFVCFEDFSRMMELQR encoded by the coding sequence ATGAATCTCATTAATAGGCTCAGCCCCAAGCGTCTCTTTCGATCTAATAAAAAAGATAGATCCATCGTCTCCAAGTTCGACCCCTCCTCCTATAGTTCCGGTTCCGCCGTTTCCTCCTCTTCCTCCTCCGAATCCGTCTCTTCCACCCTCAAAGAACATCAGTACCCTTCCACGGCTACCGCTGGCTTCGTAACGCCCACCAGTGTTTTGCCCCAAACATCAGGTGACTGGTCCGATTTTCCCGCTAATTTTTATCTAGAACTTTGCCAGGCGTTTAAAATGTTAGACAAAGATAACGACGGGGTTATATCGAGAAGCGAGCTCGAGGCTTTGCTTGGCAAGGTCGCAAGGCAGCCGCCCAGCCGGGACGAGGTTTCCTTGATGTTGAGCGAAGTGGACGGTGACGGCGACGGCTACATCAACCTGGAAACGTTGATGAACCAGGTGGTTGGACCGGCTTGCGACGAACCCGCCTGCGAACCGGAACTGAGGGAGACTTTTGATATATTTGACACAGATCATGACGGGAAGATCACGGCGGAGGAGTTGATGGCGTTTTTTAAGGACAAAATAGGGGATGAGCGGTGCACGTTAGAGGATTGTCGGCGCATGATAGCGAGTGTCGATAAGAACGAAGATGGATTTGTCTGCTTCGAGGACTTCTCCAGAATGATGGAGCTGCAGCGATGA